One genomic segment of Sphingomonas sp. KR3-1 includes these proteins:
- the hutH gene encoding histidine ammonia-lyase has translation MTDILLIPGAVPLAEWRAIWRGAVPRLDPAAAPRIAESAAAVARILAHGAPVYGINTGFGKLASVKIEAEDLATLQRNIVLSHAAGIGVPSPAPVVRLMVALKLASLAQGASGVQPATVELLEAMMAKGLTPVVPSQGSVGASGDLAPLAHMAATMIGVGSIEMEGRVLPAEQALAEAGLAPVTLGPKEGLALLNGTQFSTANALAGLFEAETLFQAALVTGALSTEAAKGTDAPFDPRIHQLRRHPGQIAVGETLRTLMQGSAIRASHRDDDPRVQDPYCLRCQPQVMGAVLDLLRQAATTLETEANGVSDNPLIFPETDEALSGGNFHAEPVAFAADMIALALCEIGSIAERRVAMLVDPALSNLPAFLTPQPGLNSGFMIPQVTAAALVSENKQRATPASVDSIPTSANQEDHVSMAAHGARRLLDMAANCAGVIGIELLAAAQGCDFHTGLTSSDALERVRARLRREVPTLDHDRHFHPDIEAATAIVRAGAVAEAAGIALPGVA, from the coding sequence CGCGATCTGGCGCGGCGCGGTGCCCCGGCTCGATCCCGCCGCCGCCCCGCGCATCGCCGAGAGCGCCGCCGCCGTCGCGCGCATCCTCGCGCATGGCGCGCCGGTCTATGGGATCAACACCGGCTTCGGGAAGCTCGCCTCGGTAAAGATCGAGGCCGAGGACCTGGCAACGCTCCAGCGCAACATCGTCCTCAGCCACGCCGCCGGCATCGGCGTGCCCTCGCCCGCCCCCGTCGTCCGGCTGATGGTGGCGCTCAAGCTGGCAAGCCTGGCGCAGGGCGCCTCAGGCGTGCAGCCGGCGACCGTCGAACTGCTCGAGGCGATGATGGCAAAGGGCCTCACCCCGGTGGTGCCGAGCCAGGGTTCGGTCGGCGCGAGCGGCGATCTCGCCCCGCTCGCGCACATGGCCGCGACGATGATCGGCGTCGGCTCGATCGAAATGGAAGGCCGCGTGCTGCCCGCCGAGCAGGCGCTAGCCGAGGCGGGGCTCGCCCCGGTGACGCTCGGCCCCAAGGAAGGCCTCGCTCTCCTCAACGGCACCCAATTCTCCACCGCCAACGCGCTCGCCGGGCTGTTCGAGGCCGAGACTTTGTTCCAGGCCGCGCTGGTCACCGGCGCGCTCTCGACCGAGGCGGCCAAGGGCACCGATGCGCCCTTCGACCCGCGCATCCACCAGCTGCGCCGCCACCCCGGCCAGATCGCAGTCGGCGAGACGCTGCGCACGCTCATGCAGGGCTCGGCGATCCGCGCCTCGCACCGCGACGACGATCCGCGCGTCCAGGACCCCTATTGCCTGCGCTGCCAGCCCCAGGTGATGGGCGCGGTGCTCGACTTGCTGCGCCAGGCCGCGACGACGCTGGAGACCGAGGCCAATGGCGTAAGCGACAACCCGCTGATCTTCCCCGAGACCGACGAAGCACTGTCCGGCGGAAATTTCCACGCCGAGCCGGTCGCCTTCGCGGCGGACATGATCGCCCTCGCCCTCTGCGAGATCGGCTCGATCGCCGAGCGCCGCGTCGCGATGCTGGTCGACCCCGCGCTTTCCAACCTGCCCGCCTTCCTCACGCCCCAGCCGGGCCTCAACTCGGGCTTCATGATCCCCCAGGTCACCGCCGCCGCGCTCGTCTCCGAGAACAAGCAGCGCGCCACGCCCGCCAGCGTCGATTCGATCCCGACCTCTGCGAACCAGGAAGACCATGTCTCGATGGCCGCGCACGGCGCACGGCGCCTGCTCGACATGGCGGCGAACTGCGCCGGCGTGATCGGCATCGAGCTGCTCGCCGCCGCGCAGGGTTGCGATTTCCACACCGGCCTCACTTCCTCCGACGCCCTCGAACGCGTCCGCGCCCGCCTGCGCCGGGAGGTGCCGACGCTCGACCATGACCGGCATTTCCACCCCGATATCGAAGCCGCCACGGCAATCGTGCGCGCCGGCGCGGTGGCGGAGGCGGCGGGCATCGCGCTGCCGGGGGTCGCATGA